Proteins from one Natrinema versiforme genomic window:
- a CDS encoding pilin, giving the protein MWMAFLVIMTGSAAAQSDVGDVYCGTGVETGITIVFGAIAGLGLPATGFYVCRAGLSYMRAGGNPEKKNTAKERLVMSGVGFGIIVLALISPELIDNVGSQMGFEFSSCVQPF; this is encoded by the coding sequence ATGTGGATGGCATTCCTCGTCATTATGACTGGCTCAGCGGCTGCCCAGTCGGATGTCGGTGATGTCTACTGTGGAACTGGCGTCGAAACAGGAATCACCATCGTCTTTGGAGCAATTGCCGGGCTTGGACTCCCTGCAACGGGTTTCTACGTCTGTCGAGCGGGGCTCTCGTACATGCGCGCGGGCGGCAATCCCGAGAAAAAGAACACCGCCAAAGAGCGACTGGTGATGTCGGGTGTTGGATTTGGCATCATCGTCCTTGCGCTCATCTCGCCCGAGCTCATCGATAATGTTGGAAGTCAGATGGGATTCGAGTTCTCGAGTTGTGTGCAGCCATTCTGA
- a CDS encoding VirB4 family type IV secretion system protein → MSSNTADSEYNARKIHQSLGGTTAFFQGYTIGELMLFLTVAFVTVIAATFVPSALTIPILGFGIMLTILLFLLHKVKPDYLWLTEWLVARFGWAIKNKEYTHGGEDNSEVRYLTRLNRVYPHAIERTDGALVGAMKVEPANMALEDDEAWAKAVQSLSEFVNSTVDFPVKIYITSREIDEDDIVREHQNRLGDADVRSRPVLKRLLEEYVAANTNENEDIDSETTTIREYYLITAVTDSDIEQFDETGDSVLAYLADVPVLGRLFGRFQSEELSESKRDQLKEEKLESRLAQLRRGGSSLYRCSISPVDAYDLARVTKEYWTCQSQDYADMTSAIGTFPVVSHGISDGVPATPDPKDVLDSMDDSSDETADWEYSLEDLDEEDTADDPSVPDANRLPDTSTMHQSVVAPSSIDWETTYAVINDETFVRTFWIEQFPEEPSDGLLERLLLETDLQTDLSIHLDPFDSQSAQDMMADWISDLKINQHDSNSLKAEDLQEDIDQAKYMRSLVRANKASFYRGGVFIRLAAESQQELENQTTRLRSVIKDAPANCTLKVASRWQERGLATVSPLGRNELGRDRMSTLTNQAIGAMFPFSSNYQMMDDGIEYGYHGHNGSPIRINPWDLETGHSELVVGMPGAGKTFGGIMRHLRMMKRRNDTMLVLVDPVGGFRGIADALNAKTITVGGDTKLNPLEIRQTPQHVLESSDGVSPLSAKKDEVYAVLENFLDARDIELGAETGVLSYVIDEAYRQAGVVEDDVSTHTSENSPTMQDVHQILCDIAENPDEHNIAASESARERAAQYADELAIAFQPFREGGSYENLSHRSEIDILEGDNKVVYIDLGQIEGSASGIDRQTFLMQLLLSTIYQQAKNTQRNVELAIDEAHYLFEDQANLDFLETAFRHQRHAGLRMVLLSQTAQEFYETEQAEKIIGMCPIKVFHKLPELDDRTADKIGLTKEQRQYIRGADAGKADLGYSQSLVRVEEHGTYPVHVVADDFEKRVIDYEPEDQAFIQQAMNDESAELLAFEEFVETEAQQNALATRLDITAETASKLLEEDLTKTEVLDAVVEQALETETDIEEASIQTDDGASAPEQRTTEPEYDN, encoded by the coding sequence ATGAGCTCGAATACAGCAGACAGCGAGTACAATGCGCGGAAAATCCACCAATCACTGGGTGGCACGACAGCGTTCTTCCAGGGCTATACGATCGGCGAGCTCATGTTGTTTCTGACGGTGGCGTTCGTCACCGTCATCGCAGCAACGTTCGTCCCCTCTGCACTGACGATCCCGATTCTCGGGTTTGGAATTATGCTCACTATCCTTCTCTTTCTCCTCCATAAGGTCAAACCCGACTACCTCTGGCTCACCGAGTGGCTCGTCGCTCGATTCGGCTGGGCGATCAAAAACAAGGAATACACGCACGGTGGCGAGGACAATAGCGAAGTTCGCTATCTGACCCGTCTCAATCGGGTGTATCCACACGCTATCGAACGTACTGATGGTGCACTCGTCGGAGCGATGAAAGTTGAGCCAGCGAACATGGCCCTCGAGGACGACGAGGCCTGGGCGAAGGCCGTGCAGTCACTTTCAGAGTTCGTCAATTCGACTGTCGACTTCCCTGTGAAGATCTACATCACCAGCCGCGAAATCGACGAAGACGACATCGTTCGCGAACACCAGAATCGACTTGGCGATGCTGACGTTCGCTCGCGGCCAGTCCTGAAACGCCTCCTCGAGGAGTACGTTGCTGCCAATACGAACGAAAACGAGGATATCGACTCTGAAACGACGACAATACGAGAGTACTATCTCATCACTGCGGTGACCGACAGCGACATCGAACAGTTCGATGAAACCGGTGATAGTGTACTGGCCTATCTCGCAGATGTACCAGTTCTCGGGCGACTCTTCGGCCGCTTTCAGTCTGAGGAATTGAGTGAGTCCAAGCGCGACCAACTCAAAGAAGAGAAACTCGAATCACGACTCGCACAACTCCGCCGAGGTGGATCGTCGCTCTATCGGTGTTCGATCAGCCCCGTCGACGCGTATGACCTCGCTCGAGTCACGAAGGAGTACTGGACGTGCCAATCGCAAGACTACGCTGACATGACGAGTGCGATTGGGACGTTCCCAGTCGTCTCTCACGGCATCAGCGATGGTGTGCCAGCGACGCCAGATCCAAAGGATGTCCTTGATTCGATGGACGACAGCAGTGACGAAACTGCGGACTGGGAGTACTCCCTCGAGGATCTCGATGAAGAAGACACTGCTGACGACCCATCGGTTCCCGACGCGAATCGTCTGCCGGACACGTCGACGATGCACCAGTCAGTGGTTGCCCCGTCGTCGATCGATTGGGAGACAACCTACGCCGTGATCAACGACGAGACGTTCGTTCGCACCTTCTGGATTGAACAGTTCCCCGAAGAGCCCTCGGATGGCCTCCTTGAGCGACTCTTGCTCGAGACAGATTTGCAGACGGATCTCAGCATCCACCTTGATCCGTTCGATAGCCAATCGGCCCAGGACATGATGGCAGATTGGATTTCGGACTTGAAGATCAACCAGCACGATTCGAACAGTCTCAAAGCCGAAGACCTGCAGGAGGATATCGACCAGGCGAAGTACATGCGGTCGCTCGTTCGGGCGAACAAAGCCTCGTTCTATCGAGGCGGCGTATTCATCCGCTTGGCTGCCGAGAGCCAGCAGGAACTCGAGAACCAGACGACCCGGTTACGGTCAGTCATCAAGGACGCACCAGCCAACTGTACACTCAAAGTCGCCAGTCGATGGCAGGAACGTGGGCTTGCGACCGTCTCGCCGCTCGGACGGAATGAACTCGGTCGCGATCGAATGTCGACGCTGACCAACCAAGCGATTGGCGCGATGTTCCCATTTTCGTCGAACTACCAGATGATGGATGATGGAATCGAATACGGCTATCATGGTCACAACGGTTCTCCGATTCGCATCAACCCGTGGGACCTCGAGACCGGGCATAGTGAACTCGTCGTCGGGATGCCCGGTGCCGGGAAGACGTTCGGCGGGATCATGCGCCACCTGCGGATGATGAAGCGGCGCAACGACACGATGCTCGTCCTCGTTGATCCAGTCGGCGGCTTCCGTGGTATCGCGGATGCCCTGAACGCGAAGACAATCACTGTCGGCGGCGATACGAAACTGAACCCGCTCGAGATCCGTCAGACGCCCCAGCACGTCCTCGAGTCCAGCGACGGGGTCTCTCCCCTCTCGGCGAAGAAAGACGAGGTCTACGCCGTTCTCGAGAACTTCCTTGACGCTCGTGATATCGAACTCGGGGCCGAAACTGGTGTCCTCTCGTATGTGATCGACGAAGCCTATCGGCAGGCAGGGGTCGTTGAGGATGACGTCTCGACACACACGTCAGAGAACTCGCCGACGATGCAGGATGTCCACCAGATCCTTTGTGATATCGCTGAGAATCCGGACGAGCATAACATCGCTGCATCCGAATCCGCTCGCGAACGGGCTGCACAGTACGCGGATGAACTCGCGATTGCCTTCCAGCCCTTCCGCGAAGGTGGCTCCTACGAAAATCTCTCACATCGCTCAGAGATCGATATTCTCGAGGGCGACAACAAGGTCGTCTACATCGATCTGGGCCAGATTGAGGGGAGTGCCTCGGGGATCGATCGGCAGACGTTCCTTATGCAATTGCTGCTGTCGACGATCTACCAGCAAGCAAAGAACACCCAACGGAACGTCGAACTCGCGATCGACGAGGCACACTACCTTTTCGAAGACCAGGCGAACCTTGACTTCCTCGAGACGGCGTTCCGTCACCAGCGCCACGCCGGCCTTCGAATGGTATTGCTCTCCCAGACCGCTCAGGAGTTTTACGAGACTGAGCAGGCCGAGAAGATCATCGGGATGTGTCCGATCAAAGTCTTCCACAAACTCCCCGAATTGGACGATCGGACGGCCGACAAAATCGGGTTGACGAAAGAACAGCGCCAGTACATCAGAGGTGCCGACGCTGGGAAAGCGGACCTCGGCTACAGTCAATCACTCGTTCGCGTCGAGGAACACGGCACCTATCCTGTGCATGTGGTCGCAGACGACTTCGAAAAGCGAGTTATCGACTACGAACCCGAGGATCAGGCCTTCATCCAACAGGCAATGAACGACGAGTCAGCGGAACTGCTCGCTTTCGAGGAATTCGTCGAGACCGAAGCACAGCAAAACGCGCTTGCGACCCGCCTCGACATCACTGCTGAGACGGCGAGCAAACTCCTCGAGGAGGATCTCACCAAGACAGAAGTCCTTGATGCAGTCGTCGAACAGGCTCTTGAGACAGAGACGGACATCGAAGAGGCATCGATCCAGACCGATGACGGAGCGTCAGCTCCCGAACAGCGCACAACCGAACCCGAATATGACAACTAA
- a CDS encoding potassium transporter TrkA encodes MKVFETHLPGVGQRYRISFPDGGTFTIVIHNDGSRRVFWGSDSDSDSEKLFTATERDAQKIAEIFEGVFFDPVADDLDDALSGAQIKWVAIPDDSPIAAITNRAATSAGSVTIQSTTAAHNHRRTTTG; translated from the coding sequence TCGAGACACACCTACCCGGAGTTGGACAGCGATACCGTATCTCGTTTCCAGACGGCGGAACGTTCACGATCGTCATCCACAACGACGGATCACGACGGGTGTTTTGGGGAAGCGATTCGGACAGCGATAGTGAGAAACTGTTCACGGCGACTGAGCGCGATGCCCAGAAAATCGCGGAAATCTTCGAGGGCGTCTTCTTCGACCCCGTCGCCGACGATCTCGACGATGCGCTCTCGGGGGCGCAGATCAAGTGGGTAGCCATTCCGGATGATTCACCAATTGCGGCGATAACAAACAGGGCTGCTACCTCTGCCGGGAGTGTCACGATTCAGTCCACGACGGCGGCGCACAACCATCGGCGGACAACGACTGGCTGA